In the genome of Populus alba chromosome 11, ASM523922v2, whole genome shotgun sequence, one region contains:
- the LOC118031346 gene encoding uncharacterized protein, translated as MTSSSSAFSTICILHSLIAITSGTLMMFQMKEIYTFTHGNETATKLMGSTPHDQLLIRTSDSFSGLLLFDIGFLIFMVSFVKDREFQSFFAKGCAVLHVFMVLWRVNFERRVEVLAWVCLRQTVGDILLALSWVLFLVCSWREKYD; from the coding sequence ATGACATCATCTTCGTCAGCTTTCTCTACGATCTGCATCCTACACTCCCTGATAGCCATAACAAGCGGAACACTGATGATGTTCCAAATGAAGGAAATCTACACCTTCACACATGGTAATGAAACTGCCACAAAGCTGATGGGGTCGACCCCACACGACCAGCTCCTGATTCGGACCTCTGATTCATTTTCCGGGTTGCTTCTGTTTGATATCGGGTTCTTGATATTCATGGTTTCCTTTGTCAAGGATAGAGAGTTTCAATCTTTCTTTGCAAAGGGGTGTGCTGTTCTTCATGTTTTCATGGTTCTTTGGAGGGTTAATTTCGAGAGGAGAGTTGAGGTGTTGGCTTGGGTTTGTCTGAGACAGACAGTTGGTGATATCTTATTGGCTCTCTCTTgggttttatttcttgtttgttCTTGGAGAGAGAAGTACGATTAG